The Lycium barbarum isolate Lr01 chromosome 9, ASM1917538v2, whole genome shotgun sequence genome has a segment encoding these proteins:
- the LOC132611401 gene encoding peroxidase P7-like, whose amino-acid sequence MASFKTAIVLFFLVSLMGSSTAQLTTGFYSKSCPKLYETVKSVVHSAIQKETRMGASLLRLFFHDCFVNGCDGSLFLDDTSTFTGEKRAQANFNSVRGFEVIDDIKSAVEKVCPGVVSCADILAVTARDSVVILGGPNWDVKLGRRDARTASQGAANNSIPQPTFNLNRLISSFSAVGLSAKDMVALAGAHTIGQARCTSFRGRIYNETNNLDPSLARTRQTNCPRTSGSGDNNLAPLDLQTPTYFDNHYFINLVSKKGLLHSDQQFFSGGSVDSIVKSYSNNPRSFATDFVTAIIKMGDIRPLTGSKGEIRKNCRRIN is encoded by the exons ATGGCTTCTTTTAAGACTGCCATAGTTTTGTTTTTCCTAGTGAGTTTAATGGGAAGCTCCACAGCTCAACTCACCACTGGATTTTACTCAAAATCATGTCCTAAGCTCTATGAAACTGTGAAATCTGTTGTTCATTCTGCCATTCAGAAGGAAACCCGAATGGGTGCTTCCCTACTTCGCCTATTCTTCCACGATTGCTTCGTCAAT GGATGCGACGGATCATTGTTCCTGGATGATACATCAACCTTCACAGGCGAAAAGAGGGCACAGGCAAATTTCAATTCTGTCAGAGGATTTGAAGTTATTGACGACATCAAATCTGCTGTCGAAAAGGTCTGCCCCGGTGTCGTCTCTTGTGCTGATATTTTGGCCGTTACTGCCCGCGACTCTGTTGTCATC CTTGGAGGGCCAAATTGGGATGTAAAACTGGGAAGAAGAGATGCCAGGACAGCAAGTCAAGGTGCTGCGAATAACAGCATTCCTCAACCAACTTTCAACCTTAACCGTCTCATCTCTAGCTTCAGTGCCGTTGGTCTTTCCGCAAAGGACATGGTTGCCTTAGCTG GAGCTCATACCATTGGACAAGCAAGGTGCACCAGTTTCAGGGGACGTATATACAACGAGACCAATAACTTGGACCCATCACTAGCACGAACCAGGCAAACCAACTGCCCTAGAACCTCAGGCTCAGGGGACAACAACTTGGCACCTCTTGATTTACAAACTCCTACATACTTCGACAACCACTATTTCATTAACCTTGTTAGCAAAAAGGGTCTTCTCCACTCTGATCAGCAGTTCTTCAGCGGGGGATCCGTCGATTCAATTGTGAAATCATACAGTAATAATCCCAGAAGTTTTGCCACTGATTTTGTGACCGCTATCATTAAGATGGGTGACATTCGTCCCCTCACTGGATCTAAGGGAGAGATCAGGAAGAACTGCAGGAGGATCAACTAA